TAATCATATTTTTAATTCTAGTGGAAATAAAATAGTGTATTACAATCATATAGATTTTGGTGAGATAAAAATTAAAATAAGAGAACTGTCTCAAGATGATTTTGAGAATGCTATTGAGTTTACACTTTCTTATTCAAAAGAGGATTCAGCTCCGCACGAACTATTTTTGTCTGATACCAATTTAATTTTATTGGTTTTTTACGATAGAATTGAAGTTTATAACATTCATACCTTAGAACGAATTTCTATTTATAATCGTGATATAGGAACTTCGTATTGTTTTGATAAGAATAAGTTATTCTATATTTATTTGAATAAATTAAAAATGGAGATTTTGGCTTAAAAGAATTCTTGTTTAAAGATGCCAATTTTTGAGTATTATTATTATTATTATTATTTATTGAATTGCCTCCAGCTTTAGCTGGAGTTAATTAATATGGACAATGTAAGGCTTTAGCCAAATTCGATATTTTTGGCTAAAGCCATTTAGATTTATTTATGCAAACTCCTGCTAAAGCTGGAGCCTATTCAAAAAACGGATTGCTTTGCTCCTGAAAATTCCCATCAAATAATTAAATATCTTTGTATAAAGAAGCAAAATTATAATGTCTAAAAAAGCAAAATCAATTCCTGTAAATCCTGCTGCTGGCGAATTTGAGTCTGGAATTGCAATTATTGGAAGAATATCTGTTAAAGATTTAGATTCTTTTGAAGAATTTGAAGAGTCGCATCGGGATAATTTTCATTTGTTTCTTTTGCAGGAAAGCGGAACTACGGGCATCGAAATTGACTTTCAGACTTATAAAATTCAGCCTTCTTCCCTACTCTATATTCATCCCAATCAGATACATCGTTTAATAGGTTTCGAAAATGTAACTTTTAGCGGTTGGGCAATTGATAATGAAAATCTAAATCCTGAATATCTGAAATTATTAGAAGATATTACGCCCGTAAAACCTTTGTTGATAAACGAGGAAACATTTTCTGTGATTTCAGAAACTATTGCGCTTGGTGTAAAGATATCCGAAAGAAACCACGAAAAGTTATATCATTCGATACTTAAAGACAGTTGCAACGTATTAATTGGATTGGTTATTTCGCAATATTTAGAACAAACCAAAACTCCAGATTCACTTTCCAGATTTGATACAATAACCAAAGCTTTCAAAGGGCTTTTAGAACGCAATTATACTTCTGTCAAAAAACCTGTGGAATATGCTGAAATGCTAAATATATCAACGGCTTATCTTAACGAATGCGTAAAAAATACGACAGGTTTTTCTGTTACTTATCACATTCAGCAACGCATTATTCTTGAAGCAAAACGAATGTTATATCATTCAGATAAATCTGTAAAAGAGATTGCAGCTGATTTGGGTTATGATGATTATCCGTATTTTTCGAGATTATTTTCTAAAGTAACCGGAATAACGCCTTTAGCTTTTAGAAATAAAAACCACGAATAGTCCAATACATACTTTGTTTTGATATTTTGCATTCCGTTTAATCGCCATTTCTTTGCACTACAAATAAAAGGTATCAAAAATGGAAGCATTAAAAGGAATAAATCTAATAGAAAATAAAAGTATAGCAATTATTGGCGGTGGTCCGGGCGGACTTACTTTAGCAAGACTTTTACAGCTTAAAGGCGCAAACGTAAAAGTATACGAAAGAGACGAAAATAGACATATAAGATTGCAAGGCGCGACGCTCGATTTGCACTTTGAATCTGGGTTGAAAGCAATTGAAGCTGCTGGTTTGCTGAACGCTTTCAAAGAAAACTACAGACCTGACAACGACAAATATCGCGTTGTGGATCAAAACGGAATCATTTTTCATGACGATCATCAGAAAGAATCAACGGGTGATTTCGGCGACGAATGGTTTAGACCGGAAATCGATCGCGGACCGTTAAGAGATATTTTGCTAGATTCGCTTGAGTCAGAAACTGTTGTTTGGAACAGTCATATTGTTTCGGTAGAAAATATTGAGAATGTGTGGCAAATTGTTTTTCAAAACGGAAACATTGCAAATGCCGATATTGTTATTGGAGCTGATGGCGCCAATTCTAAAATCCGTCCGTTTGTTACGCCAATCAAACCTGTTTATTCGGGCGTTACTTATTTGGTTGGAAATATTGAAAACTCAGAAAAGAATACTCCGCAAATTAATGACTTATTAAAAGGCGGGAAAATATCGGCAATGGCAGATTCTAAAACCTTGTTTTTAAGCGCTAAAGGCGACGGAAGTTTAGATTTTTATATTGGATGGAAAACGGATGAAAATTGGACAGCAAAAAGTGGTATTGATTTTAAAAATGTAAAACAAGTTCAAGCTTGGTTTAATAAAGAATTCAAGAATTGGTCAGGTATTTGGCAGGAATTATTTAAGGAAAATGAAACGACTTTTGTTCCAAGACCTTTATACGGAATGCCTTCTGATCAAAACTGGGAATCGCAATCGAATATTACTTTGCTTGGTGACGCGGCGCATTTACTGCCTCCAAACGGTGAAGGTGTAAATGCGGCAATGCTTGATGCGCTTGAATTATGCGAAAATCTAACCAATGGAAAATTTCCGAATCTAAAAGAAGCAATTACTGATTATGAAAAAGAAATGTTCGAAAGATTTGTCAAGGAAGAAAAAGTAACTGAAGAGTTTCTGGATTTTATGTACTCGCCAAAAGGCTTGGAAATCATGGTCGAAATGTTTCATGAATTACCAAATTGATTTTATAATGTAAAAGTTATTCTTTCGTCAAAATTTACTTCTGAAAGTGAGATAAATTCTATCTTAGCAATTGCAAAAATTAAAGAGATAGTTGAAGATTAACTTATACAGATAAAATTAATGGGAGTTTACACGTACGTGGAAGTTTATAAAAAAGATCAGAGTTATATTATAAGTGAGAATTCTGTTTTAGGAATTTTTCAGGTAGATCATGAAGGTAAAGATAAATTTAGGCTGAGTAATTATTCTAAATCTTTTTATGGAGGTATTCGCTCTTTGGATATGCTTAAATTTGTAAATCTGGGTTATACGTATGAAGTTTACGAAGATTATTTTAAGCTATTTATGTTTTATGCCTTAGCTTCTGGTGATTATGGTGAAACTACGACAACTGTAGATGGAAAAGTTGAAGGACTATTATTTGAACCTGTTCGTGTTCTGAGAGGAATTGAATCTTTATTGCAAATTATTAAATACTTTGAAAGTGATGCTTTAAAAGAACTACAAGAGTATAATGAATTGGAAAATTTAGAGGAATTAAAAGAAATTCTCCTAAAAGCTATAGAAGAGGATAGTTTGATAGGTTGTGCAACTGCTTAAGGATTTAGATTTTAAAACACTAAAAATGCCATCTGACGAAATTCAATATAAAAAAAACTTGTCTGACGAATCTATAACAGATTTTGTTGAGTGTTTTTGGATGGTTGATAATTCGACGGGAGTTGAAAAAGAAGTTGTTGTGATGCCAGATGCCAATTTTGACTTGGTTTTTTCGAAAGATAAAGACGAGCCATTTCAGATTTATTTACTTGGACTTGGAACTTTATATGATAAAAGAAATATCGAAGCTAATACTAAAATGTTCTTTATTAGCTTCAAACTTTTGGCAGCTGAATATATTTTTCAGCAATCTATAGCGCATCTTTTAAATGAGTTTCAGTTATTGCCAAATAATTATTTGGGGTTTGTAGAAAGTGATCTTGATGATTTTGATTCTTTTTGTTTGAAAGCAAATCATATTATAAAAGAATTGATTCCAAAAACGATTGACAGTAGAAAACAAAAGCTTTTTGAGTTAATTTATACTTCAAATGGAGAAATGTCGATTAAAGAATTCTCAGAGAAAACATTCTGGGAAAGCCGACAAATAAACCGTTATTTCACAAAGTATTTTGGAATTTCTCTCAAAGTTTACTGCGGATTTCTGCGCTTTCGGGTTTCATTCGACCAAATCAAAAAAGGAGAACTTTATCCTGAACTTAATTTTTCTGATCAGGCTCATTTTAGCAGAGAAGTTAAAAAATTATCCGGCGTAAATCCGCGTGAATTATCCAGAAATGAAAACGACCGATTTATTCAAGTTTCCGCTATAGACAACAAGTAATTTTGTGCTGTAAATATTAAATACAGCAAATTATGTTATTAAAAGATAAAAAAGTAGCAATCATAGGCGGCGGACCTGTAGGCTTAACCACAGCAAGACTTTTACAGCAAAAAGGTGTAGATGTAACCGTTTATGAATGGGATAAAAATGCACAATCAAGAATATCTGGAGGAACGCTGGACATTCATAAAGGTTCTGGTCAAATGGCGCTCGAAAAAGCGGGTTTACTAGAATTATACTATCATTATGCAAGACCAACCGGAGAACGCAGTTTAGATATTCATGCCAATATTCTCGAAGAAAGTTTGCCTACGGAAGAAAACAAGTTTGATCGTCCGGAAATTGACAGAAATCATCTGAGAAAAATTCTGCTTGACAGTTTAGATAAAAATACGGTTGTTTGGGACAGTCAATTAACTGAACTTGAAAAACTAGACGATCAATATCGTTTGCATTTTCAGAACGGAAAAACTGCATTGGCTGATTTTGTAATTGTTGCTAATGGTGGAAAAAGTAAAGCAAGACAAATAGTTACGGATATTGTTCCGCAATATACTGGTACTTATATTATTCAGGGTGAAGTTCTTGATCCCCAAAAAAGTTGTCCTTTATTTAAAAAACTTTGTGGTGAAGAAAATACAATGGCTCTTGCCGAAAGAAAAATGCTTTTTTGCCAGGTAAAATCTAACGGCGCTTTGAATTATTATCTTTCTTTTAAAATTGACGAAAATTGGGTTGAAAAAGAAAATATGGATTTTTCTAACAAAGAAATGGTTCTTAATTATCTCGATAAACTTTTTGTGAATTGGGATTCGACATTCAAGGAATTATTTAACGCAACTGATAATTTTGTTGGATTGCCAATGCGGAGAATGTTCTTGAATGAACCTTGGCAAAGTCAAAGCAATATTACGTTGGTTGGTGACGCTGCACACGTAATGCCTCCATTTGCCGGAATTGGTGTAAATATTGGTTTACTAGACGCTTTACATTTGGCGAAAAGCCTTACTGAAGAAGATTTTCCTGATCTGCTTTCGGCCGTAAAAGATTACGAACGAAAAATGATTGTTTATGCAAGCGAAGCGCAGGAACAAACACAAATGGCGGAAGAAGGAATACATTCTGATGAAGGTTTTGAAGAAAATCGAAAAGCTAAAGAAGAATGGGATCAAAAAATATTAGAGCCAAAAGAGATAAAATAACAATCCATTTTTTAAATGAAAAACCTCCAAAGTCATCTGATTTTGGAGGTTTTTTGTCTTATAAGTTCATTACTTCCTTTATTGTAGATTTTTGTCATTAATTTTGAGAAACGCTGTAGTAATTGTTTAATAAGCGCTATTATTATCTTGGATTAACTAATTATTTAACATAAATATATTTTTTATATTCAATAAAATAATGCTATTTTTATAAAAAAAATCCTTATAATTTTAAATTATCGAGATTGTTTTATTTCCATCCAAAAGTTAACTATAAAACCCGAAAAGCCACAATGTTCAAAAACAATCGCTACTCCAGAAAAGGAACAACTATTTTAACTTCATTGCTTTTTATTTGCCTTGCTTCTACTCCAACTTTCGCACAATTAACATCACAAAAAATTGATTTATTGATGGAAGATGCTTTGACAAAATTTAAAGTTGCCGGCGCTTCGATCGCAATTGTCAAAGATGGAAAAATAATTCACCAAAAAGGATATGGAGTTGCTTCTATTGAAACTAAAA
This genomic window from Flavobacterium sp. 9 contains:
- a CDS encoding helix-turn-helix domain-containing protein, which translates into the protein MSKKAKSIPVNPAAGEFESGIAIIGRISVKDLDSFEEFEESHRDNFHLFLLQESGTTGIEIDFQTYKIQPSSLLYIHPNQIHRLIGFENVTFSGWAIDNENLNPEYLKLLEDITPVKPLLINEETFSVISETIALGVKISERNHEKLYHSILKDSCNVLIGLVISQYLEQTKTPDSLSRFDTITKAFKGLLERNYTSVKKPVEYAEMLNISTAYLNECVKNTTGFSVTYHIQQRIILEAKRMLYHSDKSVKEIAADLGYDDYPYFSRLFSKVTGITPLAFRNKNHE
- a CDS encoding NAD(P)/FAD-dependent oxidoreductase, producing MLLKDKKVAIIGGGPVGLTTARLLQQKGVDVTVYEWDKNAQSRISGGTLDIHKGSGQMALEKAGLLELYYHYARPTGERSLDIHANILEESLPTEENKFDRPEIDRNHLRKILLDSLDKNTVVWDSQLTELEKLDDQYRLHFQNGKTALADFVIVANGGKSKARQIVTDIVPQYTGTYIIQGEVLDPQKSCPLFKKLCGEENTMALAERKMLFCQVKSNGALNYYLSFKIDENWVEKENMDFSNKEMVLNYLDKLFVNWDSTFKELFNATDNFVGLPMRRMFLNEPWQSQSNITLVGDAAHVMPPFAGIGVNIGLLDALHLAKSLTEEDFPDLLSAVKDYERKMIVYASEAQEQTQMAEEGIHSDEGFEENRKAKEEWDQKILEPKEIK
- a CDS encoding AraC family transcriptional regulator — translated: MPSDEIQYKKNLSDESITDFVECFWMVDNSTGVEKEVVVMPDANFDLVFSKDKDEPFQIYLLGLGTLYDKRNIEANTKMFFISFKLLAAEYIFQQSIAHLLNEFQLLPNNYLGFVESDLDDFDSFCLKANHIIKELIPKTIDSRKQKLFELIYTSNGEMSIKEFSEKTFWESRQINRYFTKYFGISLKVYCGFLRFRVSFDQIKKGELYPELNFSDQAHFSREVKKLSGVNPRELSRNENDRFIQVSAIDNK
- a CDS encoding NAD(P)/FAD-dependent oxidoreductase — protein: MEALKGINLIENKSIAIIGGGPGGLTLARLLQLKGANVKVYERDENRHIRLQGATLDLHFESGLKAIEAAGLLNAFKENYRPDNDKYRVVDQNGIIFHDDHQKESTGDFGDEWFRPEIDRGPLRDILLDSLESETVVWNSHIVSVENIENVWQIVFQNGNIANADIVIGADGANSKIRPFVTPIKPVYSGVTYLVGNIENSEKNTPQINDLLKGGKISAMADSKTLFLSAKGDGSLDFYIGWKTDENWTAKSGIDFKNVKQVQAWFNKEFKNWSGIWQELFKENETTFVPRPLYGMPSDQNWESQSNITLLGDAAHLLPPNGEGVNAAMLDALELCENLTNGKFPNLKEAITDYEKEMFERFVKEEKVTEEFLDFMYSPKGLEIMVEMFHELPN